The nucleotide sequence TGCGGAGCCGGACTCCTCGGTGTCGTCGCTGTCCGCGGTGGTGGCGTCCACCGGCACGTTGGAGTACAGCGCGAACCGTCCGTTCCCGCTGCGGCGCACCGACTCCGACGGCGCCTCCGGACGCTGGATGGGCTCGTCGAAGGTGGCCCACTCCGGCTTCTCCTGGGCGGGGTGCAGGAAGGACAGCACCTCGTCACCGCGGATGGCCAGTGCCGTCACCTGCTGCTGCACCCGCATGAGGTTCTGCAGGACCTGGCTCACGGCGGTGACCGGGAGCGAGACGACGGTGCTGGGGAGGTTGCGCACCTCCGTGGCGGTGGCGGCCGCGAGCCCGGCGGCGACCCGCACGGCGAGTGGGATACGAGGCATGGCACCAGAGTGCCTCATCCGCTGGTGAGACACACAACTGGCCACCGCCGCAGCGTGTCACCGTAGGCTGGGGCCATGTCGTCTGTACTTGATGCCCGACCTGCCGGCTCCACCAAGCGCGTCCTGCTGGCTGAGCCCCGCGGCTACTGCGCCGGCGTGGACCGCGCCGTGGAGACGGTGGAGCGGGCGCTGGAGAAGCACGGTGCGCCGGTGTACGTCCGCAAGGAGATCGTGCACAACCGGCACGTGGTGCAGACCTTGTCCGACCGGGGCGTCATCTTCGTGAACGAGGCCGACGAGGTGCCCGAGGGCGAGCTGCTGGTGTTCTCCGCGCACGGCGTGTCGCCCGCGGTGCACGCGGAGGCCGCGGGCCGGAACCTGCGCACCATCGACGCCACCTGCCCGCTGGTGACCAAGGTGCACCAGGAGGCCAAGCGCTTCGCCCGCGACGACTTCGACATCCTGCTCATCGGCCACGAGGGCCACGAGGAGGTGGAGGGCACCGCCGGGGAGGCGCCGGAGCACGTGCAGCTGGTGGACGGTCCCGCCTCGGTGGACAAGGTGACCGTGCGCGACGAGTCCAAGGTGATCTGGCTGTCGCAGACCACCCTCAGCGTGGACGAGACCATGCAGACCGTGGCCCGGCTGCGCGAGCGCTTCCCGCTGCTGCAGGATCCGCCGAGCGACGACATCTGCTACGCCACCCAGAACCGGCAGGTCGCCGTGAAGGCGATGGCGCCGGAGTGCGACCTGGTGATCGTGGTGGGCTCGCGCAACTCGTCCAACTCGGTGCGCCTGGTGGAGGTGGCGCTGGGTGCCGGTGCCCGGGCCAGCTACCTGGTGGACTACGCCGACGAGATCGACGACGCCTGGCTGGACGGCGTGCAGACCGTGGGCGTCACCTCGGGCGCATCGGTGCCGGAGATCCTGGTGCGCGGGGTGCTGGACCGGTTGGCCGAGCGGGGCTACGGCGAGGTGCAGCCGGTGACCACCGCCAACGAGACGCTGGTGTTCGCGCTGCCGCACGAGCTGCGCAAGGGCCGCGGCCCCCGCTAGCCCGCAGACCGGCTGCCCCTCGGGGCCGCTGTTCCTCAGGCCCGCTGGCGCTCAGGCCCGGTGCTGCTCAGGCCCGGTGCTGTTCAGGCGCCACGGCCGGCGGTGGCCTCGGACCGGGTCTTGCTGCTGGTCGGGGCGGTGGGCCGCTGGATGAGCTGGCGGCGCGGCCGGTAGCTCTCCCGGTCGGACTCGATGCGCTCCGGCGTGTCGCTGGGGTACGCCCGACGCTGGATGAGGATGCGTGCCACGCCCAGCCCGACGGTGACCGCGGTGGTGACGGCCATCGTGGGGAAGCCGTTGATCAGCGGCAGCGCGAGGGTGATGATCTCGTTGCGCAACCCGCCGCGGGCGGAGCTGCCGAGGCTGTGCACCACCAGCGGCACGGTGACCGCGAGGATCAGCGGCGGCTGCACCATGGCGGCGAAGATCCCGCGGTGCTGGACCGCGAGCACCGCCGCGACGCACCCGACGGCGTAGAAGACCAGGAAGATCTTGGTGAGCGTGTCGCCCAGGGTCAGGTCGATGGCGATGCCCGTGCCGGTCATCGCGAACGCGCCGAGGACTGCCCCCCACCACGGCACCCCGGTCTTGGTGGCCACGACCGAGCGGTCGGCCAGGGGGACCCGTCGCGCGGGTGGGATGGTGGTGCTCACGGCGCAACCTTACCGTCCGGCACTGCTAGGCAGTGTGCTCCTGCCGCTCCGGCGACGCGGTGTCCTGCAGCTCTGCGGCCATCACCCGGCGCGGCAGCCGGTCGATCTGCGTCGGCTGCGGCACCTCGGTGGTGGACACCTGCAGGTCGTTGAGCCGGCGTGCGGTGACCAGCACCCGACTCTCCATCGAGCTGACGGTGGCGTTGAACGAGTCGACCGCCCGGCCGAGCTGGGAGCCCAGCTTGTCGAGGTGGCCCCCCACCGTGGCCAGCCGCCCGTGCAGCTCCCGGCCGAGCTGGTGGATGACCGCGGCGTCGCGCGAGAGCGACTCCTGCCGCCAGGTGTGCGCCACCGTGCGCAGCAGCGCGATCAGCGTGGTGGGGGTGGCGATGACGATGTTGCGGGCGAAGGCGTGCTCGAGCAGCTCGGGGTCGGCGGTGAGCGCCGCCTCCAGGAACGGGTCGCCGGGCACGAAGAGGACCACGAACTCCGGGCTCGGGCTGAACGCCTTCCAGTAGGTCTTGCTGGAGAGCTGGTCGACGTGGGTGCGCAGCTGGCGGGCGTGCCGGCTCAGCAGGGCGCGGTGCTCGGACTCGTCGGTGGCCTCGGTGGCGTCGAGGTAGGCGGCGAAGGGGACCTTGGCGTCCACCACGATGTTGCGGTCGTTGGCCAGGCGCACCACCATGTCCGGCCGCAGCCGCACCGGTCCGTCGGCGCCGTCCAGCGTGGTGGAGACCTGGGTGGCGAAGTCACAGTGCTCCACCATCCCGGCCAGCTCCACCACCCGCTCCAGCTGCAGCTCGCCCCAGCGCCCGCGGACCTGCGGGGCGCGCAGCGCCGTCACCAGCTGGTTGGTCTGGCTGGACAGCAGCGAGGAGGTGCGGTGCATGCCGGCCACCTGCTCGCGGAGGCCCGAGTAGGCCTCCAGCCGGGAGCGCTCCACGGCGTCCAGGTGCGCGGCGAGGGCGCCCACCGCCTCGCGCAGCGGCCCGACCACCCCGGCGACCTCGCTGCCGATGGCCCCGGACTGCCGGCGGGCGGAGTCCTCGCTCAGCAGGCTGATGGAGCGGCGCACCGCCTCCTCGTTGGCCCGGCCGGCCTCCAGCGCGGCCTCGGCACCGGCCAGCCGGGCACCGCTGCGCGCGGCGTTGGCGAACCACCCCAGCGCCGCTCCGATGAGCAGCACGACGAGCAGGGCGAGGGCGGTGAGCAGGTCCATGGCGCCCATCGTGGACGTGGGCACCGACACTCCCGGCACCACCCCAGTTCTGTCGGAGCCGTGCCCTAGCGTGCTGGGCATGCGAATCCTGCACACCTCCGACTGGCACGTCGGCCGCACCTTCCACGGCGTGGACCTGCTGGCCGACCAGGAGCAGGTGCTGGCTGCGCTGGCCGATCAGGTCGCTGACCAGCGAGTGGACGTGGTGCTGCTGGCCGGCGACGTCTACGACCGTGCGGTGCCCAGCGCGGAGGCGGTGGCGGTGTGCACCCGGGCCCTGGAGCGCATCCGGGACGCCGGCGCGGTGATCATCGCCACGTCCGGCAACCACGACTCCGCGCCCCGGCTGGGTGCGGCCGCGTCCTTCGCCGCCGCCGGCGGGCTGCACCTGCGCACCCGAGTGGCCGAGCTGGACACCCCGGTGCTCTGCACCGACGAGCACGGCCCCGTGGCGTTCTACGGGCTGCCGTTCCTGGAGCCGGACACCGCCCGCCACGCCCTGGCCGAGCCCGCGGCGCGCAGCCACGCGGCGGTGCTGGAGGTGGCCATGGACCGGGTGCGTGCCGACCTCGCCCAGCGCCCGGGCACGCGCAGCGTGGTGCTGGCGCACGCCTTCGTGGTGGGCGGGGAGAGCACCGGCTCCGAGCGCAGCATCTCCATGGGCGGGGTGGAGACCGTGCCCGCCAGCGTCTTCGACGGGGTGGACTACGTCGCGCTGGGCCACCTGCACTCCCCGCAGACCCTCACCGAGCGGGTCCGCTACAGCGGCAGCCCCCTGCCGTACTCCTTCGGCGAGCGCGACCACCGCAAGGCCACCTGGCTGGTGGAGCTCGACGCCACCGGGCTGGGTGCGGTGCAGCGGCTGGACCTGCCCGTGGTGCACGGGCTGAGCCAGCTGCAGGGCACCCTGCCCGAGCTGCTCAACGACCCTGCCCACGCCGCGGCCGAGGAGCACTACGTCTCTGCCGTGCTCACCGACGAGGTCCGGCCGCTGGACGCCATGCGCCAGCTGCAGAAGCGCTTCCCGCGGGCGGTGCACCTGGAGTGGTGCCGGCCCGGGGGACAGCCGGCGATGCGCTACGCCGAGCGGGTCCGCGGGCGCAGCGACGCCGACGTGGCGCACTCCTTCCTCACCGACGTCCGCGCCGCACCGGCCGCGGCCGAGGCGCACCTGCTGGAGCGAGCGTTCGCCGCGGCCCTGGGCAAGGAGTCGCGATGAGGCTGCACTCGCTGCAGGTCAGCGCCTTCGGCCCGTTCGCCGGCACCGAGCAGGTGGACTTCGACACCCTCGGCGCCGACGGGCTGTTCCTGCTGCACGGGGAGACCGGCGCGGGCAAGACCACCGTCCTCGACGCCGTGGCCTTCGCGCTGTTCGGCCGGGTCCCGGGGGCGCGCAGCGAGGCCAAGCGGCTGCTGTCCGACCACGCCGCACCGGGCGCCCGCCCCGAGGTCACCCTGGAGCTGACGGTGGGCGGGCGGCGGATGCGCATCGTGCGCAGCCCCGAGTACCAGCGCCCCAAGCGGCGCGGCACCGGCTCCACCAAGGAGCAGGCCAAGGCCTCGCTCACCTGGGTGGACGAGCCGGGGTCAGAGGGCCTGACGCGGCTGGACGAGATCGGCGCGGCGGTGTCGGACCTGCTGGGGATGAGCGCGGAGCAGTTCTTCCAGGTGGTGCTGCTCCCGCAGGGGGAGTTCGCCCGGTTCCTGCGGGCCAGCACCGAGGAGCGGGCGACCCTGCTGCAACGGCTGTTCGACACCGGCCGCTTCGGTGACGTGGAGGCCTGGTTCCGGGAGGAGCGCCGGACCAGCGCCGCCCGGGTGGCGCAGTCCGAGGCCGCCCGCACCGTGCTGCTCGGCAAGCTCGCGACCGCCGCCGGGGTGGACGACGCCGAGCCCGGTGCCGAGCAGGACCCGCAGGAGTGGGCCGCCGAGCTGCTGCACGCCGCGGAGACCGCAGCCGTGCAGGGCGACGTCGACCTGGAGGCGGCGCGGGTGGCCGCCAAGAAGGCCAGCACCGCGCTGTCGGAGGCCCGGGAGCGCGCGGCCCTGCTGCAGCGCCGTCGGCGGGCGCAGGGCGAGCTGGCCGCGCTGGAGGCCGACCGGCCCCGGCTGCAGGTGCTCGACCAGGAGCTGAGCGCCGCACGCAAGGCGCACCCGGTGCAGCTGGCCGTCGCCGACGCCGAGGAGGCCCGCGCCCGCGCCCGCACGCTCGCTGCGGAGGTCACCCAGCTCAGCGAGACCGTGCGCAACGACGTGGACGGGGCCTGCGGGCTGGAGGCCGAGCTGGGTGACTCCCTTGCGCAGTGGCGCGCGGAGATCGGCCGGCTCACCGAGCTGGTGGACCTGGCCGAGCGGACCGAGGCCGACGTCGCCGCGCTGGCCGGGCTCCGCACGGAGATCGACACCGCCACCGCCGCCCTGGAGCAGCTGCGCCAGCAGCTCGAGGCCCTGCCCGGCGCGATCGAGACGGCCGAGCAGCACCTGGGGCAGACCCGCCGCGCCGCCGACGCGGTCCCCGCCCTGGCGGCGCAGCGCACCCGCGCGGCCGAGGCCGCCCAGGCTGCCGGCACGCTGGAGAAGGTGCGGCTGCAGGCCGCGGAGGCCCGGCAGGCGCAGCTGCACGCGATCGAGGCCCACCAGGAGGCCAAGCAGGACTGGCTGAACCTGCGTGAGCGTCGGCTGGACGGCATGGCCGCCGAGCTGGCCAGCACCCTCCTTCCCGGCGAGCCCTGCGCGGTCTGTGGCTCCGCCGAGCACCCGGCCCCGGCCACCGCCGGCGAGCAGCGGGTGACCCGTGCTGAGGAGGACGCCGCGCACCAGGTGGAGCAGCGGGCCGCCGCGACGGCGGAGGCCGCCACCGGGGCACTGCACGAGCTCGACCGCACCGTCGACAGCCTCACCGTGCGCACCGGCGGCGTGGCGCTGGAGGAGCTGCTGGCCACCCAGGCCGAGATCGACGCCGAGCACGCCCGCACCCAGGCGCTGGCCGACGAGGCCGATACGGCCGCGCAGCTGCTCACCGCGCTGCGGGCCGAGCGCGGCCGGCTGGACGCCGAGGCCGCGACGGTGCGCAGCGCCATTGACACCCACCGGGAGCGGGTGCGGGCCACGGAGGAGCGCATCGCCGCCGCCAAGGTTCGGCTGAGCGATGCCTGTGGGCCCGACGCCGACGTGCACACCCGCCGGGTGCGCCTGCAGCGCCTGGCCGAGGCCGCGGAGGCGCTGCTCAGCGCACAGGTGGCCGCTCGCGCCGCCGAGCGCCTGGCCGAGCAGGCCCAGGCCAAGGCTGAGCGTGCCGCCGCCGACGCCGGGCTGGGGGAGCTGACGAC is from Rhodococcus sp. X156 and encodes:
- a CDS encoding SMC family ATPase produces the protein MRLHSLQVSAFGPFAGTEQVDFDTLGADGLFLLHGETGAGKTTVLDAVAFALFGRVPGARSEAKRLLSDHAAPGARPEVTLELTVGGRRMRIVRSPEYQRPKRRGTGSTKEQAKASLTWVDEPGSEGLTRLDEIGAAVSDLLGMSAEQFFQVVLLPQGEFARFLRASTEERATLLQRLFDTGRFGDVEAWFREERRTSAARVAQSEAARTVLLGKLATAAGVDDAEPGAEQDPQEWAAELLHAAETAAVQGDVDLEAARVAAKKASTALSEARERAALLQRRRRAQGELAALEADRPRLQVLDQELSAARKAHPVQLAVADAEEARARARTLAAEVTQLSETVRNDVDGACGLEAELGDSLAQWRAEIGRLTELVDLAERTEADVAALAGLRTEIDTATAALEQLRQQLEALPGAIETAEQHLGQTRRAADAVPALAAQRTRAAEAAQAAGTLEKVRLQAAEARQAQLHAIEAHQEAKQDWLNLRERRLDGMAAELASTLLPGEPCAVCGSAEHPAPATAGEQRVTRAEEDAAHQVEQRAAATAEAATGALHELDRTVDSLTVRTGGVALEELLATQAEIDAEHARTQALADEADTAAQLLTALRAERGRLDAEAATVRSAIDTHRERVRATEERIAAAKVRLSDACGPDADVHTRRVRLQRLAEAAEALLSAQVAARAAERLAEQAQAKAERAAADAGLGELTTALAAVRSDAEVRALEEQLQQARGAEAAACAVLAEPEVAAVADAEVDLDTPQQTCETAEAALAQATGAAADASRRRTEVRRLQTELDQHCAALGPELARHAELAALADVVNGLGQNSRRVSLHSYVLAARLEEVAAVASVRLRRMSGDRYEFVHSDAPGSRGTRGGLGLDIRDDYTGAVRSAKTLSGGESFLASLALALGLAEVVAAEAGGILLDTLFIDEGFGSLDASTLEEVMAVLDELRAGGRVVGLVSHVDELRQRIPNRLLVCKGRTGSHLQMSSA
- a CDS encoding lipid droplet-associated protein → MPRIPLAVRVAAGLAAATATEVRNLPSTVVSLPVTAVSQVLQNLMRVQQQVTALAIRGDEVLSFLHPAQEKPEWATFDEPIQRPEAPSESVRRSGNGRFALYSNVPVDATTADSDDTEESGSAVGAEEPVSGYDTMTLAQLRARLRTLTLVELEALLAYEQAQRARAPYLTMLDNRISTVNAQ
- a CDS encoding DNA recombination protein RmuC, with translation MDLLTALALLVVLLIGAALGWFANAARSGARLAGAEAALEAGRANEEAVRRSISLLSEDSARRQSGAIGSEVAGVVGPLREAVGALAAHLDAVERSRLEAYSGLREQVAGMHRTSSLLSSQTNQLVTALRAPQVRGRWGELQLERVVELAGMVEHCDFATQVSTTLDGADGPVRLRPDMVVRLANDRNIVVDAKVPFAAYLDATEATDESEHRALLSRHARQLRTHVDQLSSKTYWKAFSPSPEFVVLFVPGDPFLEAALTADPELLEHAFARNIVIATPTTLIALLRTVAHTWRQESLSRDAAVIHQLGRELHGRLATVGGHLDKLGSQLGRAVDSFNATVSSMESRVLVTARRLNDLQVSTTEVPQPTQIDRLPRRVMAAELQDTASPERQEHTA
- a CDS encoding exonuclease SbcCD subunit D, which codes for MRILHTSDWHVGRTFHGVDLLADQEQVLAALADQVADQRVDVVLLAGDVYDRAVPSAEAVAVCTRALERIRDAGAVIIATSGNHDSAPRLGAAASFAAAGGLHLRTRVAELDTPVLCTDEHGPVAFYGLPFLEPDTARHALAEPAARSHAAVLEVAMDRVRADLAQRPGTRSVVLAHAFVVGGESTGSERSISMGGVETVPASVFDGVDYVALGHLHSPQTLTERVRYSGSPLPYSFGERDHRKATWLVELDATGLGAVQRLDLPVVHGLSQLQGTLPELLNDPAHAAAEEHYVSAVLTDEVRPLDAMRQLQKRFPRAVHLEWCRPGGQPAMRYAERVRGRSDADVAHSFLTDVRAAPAAAEAHLLERAFAAALGKESR
- a CDS encoding DUF6542 domain-containing protein; translated protein: MSTTIPPARRVPLADRSVVATKTGVPWWGAVLGAFAMTGTGIAIDLTLGDTLTKIFLVFYAVGCVAAVLAVQHRGIFAAMVQPPLILAVTVPLVVHSLGSSARGGLRNEIITLALPLINGFPTMAVTTAVTVGLGVARILIQRRAYPSDTPERIESDRESYRPRRQLIQRPTAPTSSKTRSEATAGRGA
- a CDS encoding 4-hydroxy-3-methylbut-2-enyl diphosphate reductase; protein product: MSSVLDARPAGSTKRVLLAEPRGYCAGVDRAVETVERALEKHGAPVYVRKEIVHNRHVVQTLSDRGVIFVNEADEVPEGELLVFSAHGVSPAVHAEAAGRNLRTIDATCPLVTKVHQEAKRFARDDFDILLIGHEGHEEVEGTAGEAPEHVQLVDGPASVDKVTVRDESKVIWLSQTTLSVDETMQTVARLRERFPLLQDPPSDDICYATQNRQVAVKAMAPECDLVIVVGSRNSSNSVRLVEVALGAGARASYLVDYADEIDDAWLDGVQTVGVTSGASVPEILVRGVLDRLAERGYGEVQPVTTANETLVFALPHELRKGRGPR